Sequence from the Leptolyngbyaceae cyanobacterium genome:
AAATGAAGAAAAAATACTTTTAGCATTATTGGATTTGGCTTTAAATCCAGCATCGGTAAGAGCTAACTTGATGCCAATGTTATCTCTGCCAAAGGATTTAAAAGCAGCTATTCGCGAACGAGGATTAAAAGGAGCGCACGCTTTAGCTTTAACGGTTATATCTGCTAAAACTTTAAAGACATCGGAACGTCAAGCTACGAAGGAAAGGATTGAAGTAACTAATCGAGTTATCGAACAAGATTTAACGGTGCCGAAGACGCGGGAGTTGGTGGCAAAGATTAAAGCTAAGTATGTTAAGCCAGAGGTTTCTGAATCGAAAGAAGTAACGGCTATAGTAAAGGGGGTTGAAAAATTGTCGAAATCGGTGATAGGTTCAACTAGTCCCGAACAATTGGCACAGTTACGACAAGTTTTACAGCAAAAGCTGTCAGAGATTGATGAGATGTTGAATCAGTAGAAATTATTTTCTGAGTTATAGCAAGATGGGTAGAAAATGTTAACCCGAATAGAGATTAACGGTTTCAAAACCTTCGAGAACTTTACGCTTTCTTTATCTCCTTTCGGGGTGATATTAGGGCCAAATGCTGCGGGTAAATCCAACCTCTTCGATGCACTGCGATTTCTTTCCCAGATAGCAGGAAATAACCTACGCGACGCAGTAAAAAATTTGCGCGGTGAAGCTGTTGAGTTATTTAGGCGACAAGCTGATGGTACAAGAGGTACTAGAATGTCTTTTGCCGTTGAGTTACTTCTCTCCAAAGAAGTCAGCGATCCTTGGGGTGATACGATGGAAATTTCTCATTCAAGGGTGCGTTACGAAGTTGAGATTGAATTACGGCAAGATGAACGGGGGTTGGAACGACTTATTGTACTTAAAGAAGCAGCTTTACCTATTGAGCCCGAAAATGACCGATGGCAACCATTAGGACAAGAGCCTTCCTCTCAATTTAAAGAGGCATTTTTCAAGTATTCTCGCTCCACACCTTGGTTAACTACGGTAGAAGGGGAAGGGGTGCGCCGTTTTCAAATTCTGCCAGATGATAATCAGGCAGGTCGCACGCACTCAGCCACAAATGCAGAAGCCACCGTTCTTTCTTCCATTACCAGTGCGGAATTTCCCCATTTGTTTGCCATTCGAGAAGAAATGGTCGCGATGCGTTTTCTTCAACTCGACCCCAGACAGTTACAACAACCGAGTGCTACTACTGCGGCTCTGGAACTAGAACCAGATGGCGCAAATTTAGCTACAGTGCTGGCTAGGATTCA
This genomic interval carries:
- a CDS encoding AAA family ATPase → MLTRIEINGFKTFENFTLSLSPFGVILGPNAAGKSNLFDALRFLSQIAGNNLRDAVKNLRGEAVELFRRQADGTRGTRMSFAVELLLSKEVSDPWGDTMEISHSRVRYEVEIELRQDERGLERLIVLKEAALPIEPENDRWQPLGQEPSSQFKEAFFKYSRSTPWLTTVEGEGVRRFQILPDDNQAGRTHSATNAEATVLSSITSAEFPHLFAIREEMVAMRFLQLDPRQLQQPSATTAALELEPDGANLATVLARIQAQTATLSQPKGVIADIAADLASLIPGVVDVIVEEDEKDREYRIEIGYAHQPPFSSRVVSDGTLRVLALLTILHDPEHRGLVCFEEPENGVHPSRLMTLIQRLREGVTTLSSLEVDEGEPFFQMLLNSHSPVVLSCLEEGEAMFADLVSVVNPEVGSVSRKTRIRPVATSNGKQEYVSRFEVERYLSSVDREN